One genomic window of Eggerthella timonensis includes the following:
- a CDS encoding aldehyde dehydrogenase family protein, which translates to MTASSTPPRPYDSLDKLYIAGTWRDGGSGEQAQDVNPYNQDVLATHVLADRADVDDAYAAAERAQREWAAAAPAERAGVLRRAVELFDARHDELVAWCQRESGSIRAKAEFEVGAARNITEEAASFPYRMHGDIFASDTPHTENRVYRQPLGVVGVISPWNFPMNLSNRSVATALGCGNAVVLKPASDTPVTGGLLLAKIFEEAGLPAGLLSVLIGRGGEIGDYFVEHPVPKLITFTGSTAVGRGIGAKTAGGKHIKRVALELGGNCPLVVLDDADVARAVDIAIIGRFLHQGQICMSTNRIIVDASLVDEFTERFVDRAANLVCGDPLDPKTDIGPIINEAQLTDLLQKIERAQQQGAETLLGAEPDGLVLPPVVFGSVVPASDIAMQESFGPLAPIIAAHGEEEALKLANMSDYGLSSAVVGGDVERATAFALKIDAGMTHVNDMTVADEQHVPFGGEKNSGLGRFNGRWILEEMTRTHWTSVSHAPHPYPF; encoded by the coding sequence ATGACCGCATCTTCCACCCCTCCCCGTCCCTACGACAGCCTCGACAAGCTCTACATCGCCGGCACCTGGCGCGACGGCGGCAGCGGCGAGCAGGCCCAGGACGTGAATCCCTACAACCAGGACGTCCTGGCCACCCACGTGCTGGCCGATCGCGCCGACGTCGACGACGCATACGCCGCCGCCGAGCGCGCCCAACGCGAATGGGCCGCCGCCGCTCCCGCCGAGCGCGCCGGCGTGCTTCGTCGCGCCGTCGAGCTCTTCGACGCGCGCCACGACGAGTTGGTGGCGTGGTGCCAGCGTGAATCGGGAAGTATCCGCGCGAAAGCCGAGTTCGAGGTGGGCGCGGCACGCAACATCACCGAGGAGGCGGCGTCGTTCCCTTATCGCATGCACGGCGATATCTTCGCTTCCGACACGCCGCACACGGAGAACCGCGTCTATCGCCAACCGCTGGGCGTCGTGGGCGTCATCAGCCCCTGGAACTTCCCGATGAACCTGTCGAACCGCTCGGTGGCCACGGCGCTAGGCTGCGGCAACGCCGTGGTGCTCAAGCCCGCCAGCGACACGCCCGTCACGGGCGGTCTGCTGCTGGCGAAGATATTCGAGGAAGCAGGGCTGCCGGCCGGGCTGCTGTCGGTGCTCATCGGGCGCGGCGGCGAGATCGGCGACTACTTCGTGGAGCATCCCGTGCCGAAGCTCATCACGTTCACCGGCTCCACCGCGGTTGGTCGCGGGATCGGTGCGAAGACGGCCGGCGGCAAGCACATCAAGCGCGTGGCGCTCGAGCTGGGCGGGAACTGCCCGCTCGTGGTGCTCGACGACGCCGACGTGGCCCGCGCCGTGGACATCGCCATCATCGGCCGCTTCCTGCACCAAGGGCAGATCTGTATGAGCACGAACCGCATCATCGTGGACGCGTCGCTCGTCGACGAGTTCACTGAGCGCTTCGTCGACCGCGCCGCCAACCTCGTGTGCGGCGACCCGCTTGACCCGAAGACCGACATCGGCCCCATCATCAACGAAGCCCAGCTCACCGACCTCCTCCAGAAGATCGAGCGCGCGCAGCAGCAGGGCGCCGAAACGCTGCTGGGCGCCGAGCCCGACGGCCTCGTGCTGCCGCCCGTAGTGTTCGGCAGCGTCGTTCCCGCATCCGACATCGCGATGCAGGAGAGCTTCGGCCCGCTTGCGCCCATCATCGCGGCGCACGGCGAGGAGGAGGCGCTGAAACTCGCCAATATGAGCGACTACGGCCTGTCGTCCGCCGTCGTGGGCGGCGACGTAGAGCGGGCCACCGCGTTCGCGCTCAAGATCGACGCCGGCATGACGCACGTGAACGACATGACCGTGGCCGACGAGCAGCACGTGCCCTTCGGCGGCGAGAAGAACTCCGGCCTCGGCCGCTTCAACGGCCGCTGGATCCTCGAGGAGATGACGCGCACCCACTGGACGAGCGTGAGCCACGCCCCGCATCCCTATCCGTTCTAG
- a CDS encoding alpha/beta hydrolase, with the protein MSTVGKRRIGMIAAVVIGVLAVCIAAALAWYVDTNRHGEERDLAKAYAAGFAEKQAQVSVPVRGEEAPGSTADATATVNYAEGPDNGPALVLVHGQSMQWEDYARVLPDLAARYHVFAVDCFGHGESSHDEELYSCRAIGEALKAFVTQEIGGPYLVSGHSSGGIVAAWLAANDAERVTGCVLEDPPFFRVTPDEMRQEPGCFVWKDGFEVTHAFLNQDEVADPAVFYAQHSYLFRLFGGLQPKIAAWTEAERATRPDAHLTLAWVPHDWVRGLYFYDDFDVRFSETFCDGSWFEGVDQAEVLSRIACPTVYLKAKTNYGDDGILFAANSDDDAARVRQLVTNCETMVVESGHDIHYEKPQVFVDALAAAAVVEGSVSRG; encoded by the coding sequence ATGAGCACCGTCGGGAAGAGGAGGATCGGCATGATCGCAGCTGTCGTCATAGGAGTGCTGGCGGTGTGCATCGCAGCCGCGCTGGCGTGGTACGTGGACACCAACCGTCACGGCGAGGAGCGCGATCTCGCGAAGGCGTACGCGGCCGGTTTCGCGGAGAAGCAAGCGCAGGTGAGCGTGCCGGTGCGTGGCGAAGAAGCGCCCGGTAGCACCGCCGACGCCACCGCCACCGTCAACTACGCCGAGGGCCCCGACAACGGTCCGGCGCTCGTGCTCGTGCACGGCCAGTCGATGCAGTGGGAGGACTACGCGCGCGTGCTGCCCGACCTGGCCGCGCGCTACCACGTGTTCGCCGTCGACTGCTTCGGTCACGGCGAGTCGAGCCACGACGAGGAGCTCTACTCGTGCCGGGCCATCGGCGAGGCGCTCAAGGCCTTCGTCACGCAGGAGATCGGCGGCCCGTACCTCGTGTCGGGCCATTCGTCAGGCGGCATCGTCGCCGCCTGGTTGGCCGCCAACGACGCCGAGCGGGTGACGGGGTGCGTGCTGGAGGATCCGCCGTTTTTCCGCGTAACGCCGGACGAGATGCGGCAGGAGCCCGGCTGCTTCGTGTGGAAGGACGGATTCGAAGTGACGCACGCCTTCCTCAACCAGGACGAAGTGGCCGATCCCGCCGTGTTCTATGCGCAGCACAGCTACCTGTTCCGCCTGTTCGGCGGCTTGCAGCCAAAGATCGCCGCGTGGACGGAGGCCGAGCGCGCCACCCGACCCGACGCGCATCTCACGCTGGCGTGGGTGCCGCACGATTGGGTGCGCGGCCTGTACTTCTACGATGACTTCGACGTACGGTTCAGCGAGACGTTCTGCGACGGCTCCTGGTTCGAGGGCGTCGACCAAGCCGAGGTGCTGAGCCGCATCGCGTGCCCCACCGTGTACCTCAAGGCGAAGACGAACTACGGCGATGACGGCATCCTGTTCGCCGCCAACTCCGACGACGACGCTGCGCGCGTGCGACAGCTCGTGACAAACTGCGAGACGATGGTCGTCGAATCGGGCCACGACATCCACTACGAGAAGCCGCAGGTGTTCGTCGACGCCCTCGCCGCCGCAGCCGTAGTCGAAGGATCCGTGAGCCGCGGCTGA
- a CDS encoding helix-turn-helix domain-containing protein: protein MIGSNIQSRRKMIGLTQEQLAERLGVSRQTVTKWETGESAPDLVNAGALARALDVSLDALVDYDPQGTVLPMPPRGKHLFGTVTVGERGQIVIPKQARELFGIEAGDALLVLGDEEQGLAILKADEFMDRVSMLRTMVDR, encoded by the coding sequence ATGATCGGTTCGAACATTCAGAGCAGGCGCAAGATGATCGGGCTCACGCAGGAGCAGCTGGCCGAGCGCTTGGGCGTGTCGCGGCAGACCGTGACGAAGTGGGAAACGGGCGAATCCGCTCCCGACCTCGTGAACGCGGGGGCGTTGGCCCGCGCGCTCGACGTGTCGCTCGACGCGCTCGTGGATTACGACCCGCAGGGCACGGTGCTGCCCATGCCGCCGCGCGGCAAGCACCTGTTCGGCACCGTCACGGTGGGCGAGCGCGGACAGATCGTCATCCCCAAGCAGGCGCGCGAGCTGTTCGGCATCGAGGCCGGCGACGCGTTGCTCGTGCTGGGCGACGAGGAGCAGGGTCTCGCCATCCTGAAAGCCGACGAGTTCATGGACCGCGTGTCGATGCTCCGCACCATGGTCGACCGATAG
- a CDS encoding glutathione peroxidase, which produces MASIYDFTVKDQQGDDVALSDYRGRVLLIVNTATECGFTPTYAQLEGLYRALHERGFDILDFPCDQFGHQAPGTNEEIAQFCTSRFGVTFPQFAKIEVNGEDADPLFAYLQQQKGFEGFDEGHELKPVLEDLLAKADPDYASKPDIKWNFTKFLIDRNGNVVRRFEPTTSIPDVVASAVEELL; this is translated from the coding sequence ATGGCTAGCATCTACGATTTCACCGTGAAGGACCAGCAGGGCGACGACGTGGCGCTTTCCGATTATCGGGGGCGCGTGCTGCTCATCGTCAACACAGCGACGGAATGCGGATTCACGCCGACGTACGCCCAGCTCGAAGGCTTGTACCGCGCCCTGCACGAGCGCGGGTTCGACATCCTCGACTTCCCGTGCGACCAGTTCGGCCACCAAGCGCCGGGCACGAACGAGGAGATCGCCCAATTCTGCACGTCCCGCTTCGGCGTGACGTTTCCGCAGTTCGCGAAAATCGAGGTCAACGGCGAAGACGCCGACCCGCTGTTCGCCTACCTGCAGCAGCAGAAGGGATTCGAGGGCTTCGACGAAGGCCACGAGCTGAAGCCCGTGCTCGAAGATCTGCTGGCGAAGGCCGACCCCGACTACGCGAGCAAGCCCGACATCAAGTGGAACTTCACGAAGTTCCTTATCGATCGTAATGGTAACGTCGTTCGCCGCTTCGAGCCCACGACCAGCATCCCCGACGTGGTCGCGTCGGCCGTGGAAGAGCTGCTGTAG
- a CDS encoding nitroreductase family protein has translation MRQAHDVVIDAARCIGCGLCEGDCPASAIAVEAGKARVIARDCILCGHCVAICPKGAVSMTGFEDEPRELGAGAPPALDADRLLEAIAARRSMRRFSDEPVSEEDVARIIEAGRLTPTAKNAQDVSYVVLRDGIARFEARAVRLFRRVLPFVRLVNSMARRTSIDDRFFFKGAPVAIVVVARNDIDGALAASNMELMAQACGLGVLYSGYFSMAAAASRALRRELGLSRGQKVVATLVVGHPAVRYHRTAPKEAAAVRWA, from the coding sequence ATGAGGCAAGCGCACGACGTGGTGATCGACGCGGCGCGGTGCATCGGGTGCGGCCTGTGCGAGGGGGATTGCCCCGCAAGCGCCATCGCGGTCGAAGCCGGCAAGGCGCGCGTGATCGCCCGGGACTGCATCCTCTGCGGGCATTGCGTCGCGATCTGCCCGAAAGGGGCCGTGTCCATGACCGGCTTCGAGGACGAGCCGCGCGAGCTGGGCGCAGGCGCGCCGCCGGCCCTCGACGCGGATCGGCTGCTCGAGGCCATCGCCGCGCGCCGAAGCATGCGCCGGTTCAGCGACGAGCCCGTGTCGGAGGAGGACGTCGCCCGTATCATCGAGGCGGGACGGCTGACGCCCACCGCGAAAAACGCGCAAGACGTGTCGTACGTGGTGCTGCGCGACGGCATCGCGCGCTTCGAGGCGCGGGCGGTTCGCCTGTTCAGGCGGGTGCTCCCTTTCGTGCGGCTCGTGAACTCGATGGCGCGCCGCACCAGTATCGACGACCGGTTCTTCTTCAAGGGCGCGCCCGTGGCCATCGTCGTGGTCGCGCGCAACGACATCGACGGCGCGCTGGCGGCCTCCAACATGGAGCTCATGGCGCAGGCGTGCGGCTTGGGCGTGCTGTACAGCGGTTACTTCTCGATGGCCGCCGCCGCGTCGCGCGCGCTGCGCCGTGAGCTGGGGCTGTCCCGCGGCCAGAAGGTGGTCGCCACCCTCGTCGTCGGTCATCCCGCCGTGCGCTACCACCGCACCGCCCCAAAGGAAGCAGCCGCGGTACGCTGGGCGTGA
- a CDS encoding EFR1 family ferrodoxin (N-terminal region resembles flavodoxins. C-terminal ferrodoxin region binds two 4Fe-4S clusters.) produces MILYFSGTGNSQWAARRLAEALGDEVVSINQAMKDVHPASFRSERPLVFVVPTYAWRMPRVVDRWIRSARFEGCLDAYFVLTCAGSCGNAAAYARKLCMSAGLRFRGLAPVVMPENYLALYNTPDAEACRAIVERAEPRVAELAALVGEGEPFPDRPVDLRDRFRSGPVNVAFYPALVHDAKFAASDACVACGRCVERCPLGNIALSGGKPAWRGSCTHCMACIAGCPTGAIEYGPKSRDRHRHDLWTEELA; encoded by the coding sequence ATGATCTTGTACTTCAGCGGCACCGGAAACAGCCAATGGGCAGCGCGACGGTTGGCCGAGGCGCTCGGCGACGAGGTCGTTTCCATCAACCAGGCGATGAAGGACGTCCATCCCGCGTCGTTTCGCTCGGAGCGGCCGCTCGTGTTCGTCGTGCCGACGTATGCGTGGCGCATGCCCCGTGTGGTCGATCGGTGGATCCGCAGCGCGCGCTTCGAAGGCTGTCTCGATGCGTATTTCGTGCTCACGTGCGCGGGGAGCTGCGGGAATGCCGCAGCGTACGCGCGCAAGCTGTGCATGAGCGCCGGGCTGCGCTTCCGCGGGCTCGCGCCGGTCGTCATGCCCGAGAACTACCTGGCGCTCTATAACACGCCCGATGCCGAAGCGTGCCGCGCCATCGTCGAGCGCGCCGAGCCGCGCGTGGCCGAGTTGGCCGCCCTCGTCGGCGAAGGCGAGCCGTTTCCCGATCGCCCCGTGGATTTGCGCGATCGGTTTCGCAGCGGGCCGGTGAACGTCGCGTTCTACCCGGCGCTCGTGCACGATGCGAAGTTCGCCGCCTCGGATGCGTGCGTCGCGTGCGGTCGATGCGTCGAGCGCTGCCCGCTTGGCAACATCGCGCTGTCCGGTGGCAAGCCCGCGTGGCGCGGCTCGTGCACGCATTGCATGGCCTGCATCGCAGGGTGTCCGACCGGTGCCATCGAATACGGGCCGAAGTCGCGTGATCGGCATCGTCATGATCTGTGGACGGAGGAGCTCGCATGA
- a CDS encoding TetR/AcrR family transcriptional regulator — MDKRKQENQRVKDQLLAALIEFSGRKDWSKVTVTELVEQAGVARASFYRNFSSVEEVVEYGIGQVTQRYHEGMPDSDVDSRARLEFKFRFYQEHAGLVLAFHRAKAGTSLLDLITDCEIEARGDMPASSLSRYELYFSAGAFYNVLLCWLEAGMPEPPDVMAEAFARMAEGVR, encoded by the coding sequence ATGGACAAGAGGAAACAGGAGAACCAGCGCGTGAAAGACCAGCTGCTGGCCGCGTTGATCGAGTTCTCCGGCCGCAAGGACTGGTCGAAGGTGACCGTCACCGAGCTGGTCGAGCAGGCGGGCGTCGCCCGCGCTTCGTTCTACCGCAACTTCTCCTCGGTCGAGGAGGTGGTCGAGTACGGCATCGGGCAGGTCACGCAACGTTACCACGAGGGCATGCCGGACAGCGACGTCGACAGCCGTGCCCGCCTCGAGTTCAAATTCCGCTTCTACCAGGAGCACGCCGGCCTCGTGCTGGCGTTCCATCGCGCGAAGGCGGGCACGTCGCTGCTCGACCTCATCACCGATTGCGAGATCGAGGCCCGAGGCGACATGCCGGCGAGCTCGCTTTCGCGCTACGAGCTGTACTTCAGCGCCGGCGCGTTCTACAACGTGCTGCTCTGCTGGCTCGAAGCCGGCATGCCCGAGCCTCCCGACGTCATGGCCGAAGCCTTCGCCCGCATGGCGGAGGGCGTTCGCTGA
- a CDS encoding nucleotidyltransferase family protein — protein sequence MAGTVSLYLQDRTLAKLDAAVERCAAEDRAKGLTGREVTNRSRLIERIIEEHLAAEPKLSMEDIRYHVVSLAEEYGAEKVSLFGSYAHGEASESSDVDLLLEKGAIRGFRVLDFQDAPARRLGENFDEGGVSRETFVR from the coding sequence ATGGCCGGAACCGTGTCCCTCTACCTACAAGACAGAACGTTGGCGAAGCTCGATGCGGCAGTCGAACGGTGCGCCGCCGAAGATCGTGCGAAGGGTTTGACCGGTCGCGAGGTCACGAATCGGTCTCGTTTGATCGAGCGCATCATCGAAGAGCACCTTGCCGCCGAGCCCAAGCTGAGCATGGAAGACATCCGATACCACGTGGTTTCCCTTGCAGAAGAATACGGCGCAGAGAAAGTCTCCCTCTTCGGCTCGTACGCACACGGCGAAGCGAGCGAGTCGAGCGACGTGGATCTGCTGTTGGAAAAGGGGGCTATTCGAGGTTTTCGCGTGCTCGATTTCCAAGACGCGCCCGCCCGGCGCCTCGGCGAGAACTTCGACGAGGGCGGTGTTTCACGTGAAACATTCGTACGCTAA
- a CDS encoding LytR C-terminal domain-containing protein encodes MLKRMVGIVVVAALGAALTGCASSVEPQNPPSDGALVEQPAKSEQPAGGAAPTEPEPLRAGKGEITVLVLNASGEEGAAREAADDIEALGFEHVTVDNATYHQKGNRVSYHHEEHRAEVDEVAALFDSLPPFDPYCYEDAWTGGWSMDYDILVMLGEGGVMYPEPV; translated from the coding sequence ATGCTGAAACGGATGGTCGGGATCGTCGTCGTCGCTGCACTCGGCGCGGCGTTGACCGGGTGCGCGTCAAGCGTTGAACCGCAAAATCCTCCGAGCGATGGCGCCCTTGTCGAGCAGCCCGCCAAAAGCGAGCAGCCCGCCGGGGGCGCCGCTCCGACCGAGCCTGAGCCGCTTCGCGCGGGAAAAGGCGAGATCACCGTGCTCGTGCTGAACGCAAGCGGCGAGGAGGGGGCCGCGCGCGAGGCCGCCGATGACATAGAGGCGCTCGGGTTCGAGCATGTCACGGTCGACAACGCCACGTATCACCAGAAGGGCAATCGGGTGTCGTACCACCACGAAGAGCATCGCGCAGAGGTGGATGAGGTCGCGGCGCTGTTCGACTCGCTCCCGCCCTTCGACCCCTATTGCTACGAAGACGCTTGGACTGGCGGCTGGAGCATGGACTACGATATCCTCGTCATGCTGGGCGAAGGCGGCGTGATGTACCCAGAACCCGTTTAG